In Amblyraja radiata isolate CabotCenter1 chromosome 28, sAmbRad1.1.pri, whole genome shotgun sequence, one DNA window encodes the following:
- the tmem97 gene encoding sigma intracellular receptor 2 has protein sequence MAEPGRLLEYIFSFYFISHIPITLAVDLQALLPRSIFPGALQGLLDWYSARFKDPMLLDPPPWFSVFILCEAVLQMPFFPFAAYAFYKGSCSWIRMPAIVYSTHVATTVVSILGHILFNDFSKSTYPGPNTLSERLTLTAIYIPYLIIPLLILLTMLFSKRYNSDGKKKRK, from the exons CTACTCGAGTACATCTTCAGCTTCTACTTCATCAGCCACATCCCCATCACGTTGGCCGTCGACCTGCAGGCGCTGCTGCCCCGATCCATCTTCCCCGGCGCG CTGCAAGGTTTACTAGATTGGTATTCAGCTCGGTTCAAAGACCCAATGCTGCTGGACCCACCACCATGGTTCAGTGTATTCATTCTATGTGAAGCAGTGCTGCAGATGCCTTTCTTCCCTTTTGCAGCATATGCCTTCTACAAAG GTAGCTGTTCATGGATAAGGATGCCAGCCATTGTGTACTCCACACATGTGGCCACAACAGTTGTTTCAATCCTTGGGCACATTCTGTTCAATGATTTCTCAAAGTCCACGTATCCGGGACCGAATACCCTGTCAGAACGGTTGACCCTCACAGCTATTTACATTCCCTATTTAATCATCCCGCTCCTGATTCTGCTAACTATGTTATTCAGCAAACGGTACAATTCCGATGggaaaaagaagaggaaataA
- the ift20 gene encoding intraflagellar transport protein 20 homolog, translating into MEALEEAGLHFDELNKLRVLDPEVAQSTVELKEECKDFVEKIGQFQKIVGGLIEIVDQLAKEAENEKMKAIGARNLLKSVAKQREAQQQQLQALIAEKKMQLERYRIEYEALSKVEAEQNEFIDQFILQK; encoded by the exons atgGAGGCGCTGGAGGAGGCCGGCCTGCACTTCGACGAGCTCAACAAACTGAGGGTGCTGGACCCGGAGGTAGCGCAGAGCACGGTGGAGCTGAAGGAGGAGTGCAAGGACTTTGTGGAGA AAATAGGCCAGTTCCAGAAGATTGTCGGTGGGTTAATTGAGATTGTTGATCAACTAGCTAAAGAAGCTGAGAATGAAAAGATGAAG GCCATAGGTGCCAGAAATCTGCTGAAATCAGTGGCCAAGCAACGAgaagcacagcagcagcagctccaagCTTTAATTGCTGAAAAGAAAATGCAACTCGAAcg ATATCGGATCGAATATGAAGCTCTCTCAAAGGTGGAAGCTGAACAGAATGAGTTCATTGATCAATTCATTCTTCAAAAGTGA